From a region of the Triticum aestivum cultivar Chinese Spring chromosome 7D, IWGSC CS RefSeq v2.1, whole genome shotgun sequence genome:
- the LOC123163786 gene encoding uncharacterized protein, with product MDPIVNQGWTSSEVEEAYSLIASLNTNKIMYDDNDDKNKKQHYIMNSLHALFHSKTMKQVINLYVDLAMDMHMIQQREGTNVTGGSPQNIFTFCDPVNGNCELPKEENGASSTHSVYTMGDHANENFGVREKETTIMDNNGLSFGCAVEDMRITVTGEALLMADNNKMKVLENNISIDQPIVAPHQWGFWTDEEHSMGGLVNEDIEVQEGEEMTMDDSGFSFHCTLEDTRIRKTEEAPVMVDKNKMVVLENNSSNDRPVVAPHQRKFWTKEEHKSFLYGLEVYDRGDWKNISKHFVTTQTPVHVSSHAQKFFKRIEKKASSGIKRYSINDVRLHDNELLAANNSSAPRQTLSFTSLNNDPSFRLQAPTSSFAVMNNLAQCSPSIYNQQVGQQPMWREQQMMGSTAAVMGRVGNYVPDGQQGSAYFYLGNV from the exons ATGGATCCAATAGTCAACCAGGGGTGGACCTCATCCGAGGTAGAGGAGGCATACTCACTAATTGCTAGCCTCAACACCAACAAAATCATGTACGATGACAACGATGACAAGAACAAGAAGCAACACTACATCATGAATTCTCTCCATGCATTGTTCCATTCAAAGACCATGAAACAGGTAATAAATCTTTATGTTGATCTCGCCATGGACATGCATATGATCCAGCAGAGGGAGGGGACCAATGTTACTGGTGGTAGCCCACAAAACATTTTCACGTTTTGTGACCCTGTCAACGGTAACTGTGAGCTACCGAAGGAGGAGAATGGTGCTAGCAGCACACACAGTGTCTACACCATGGGTGACCATGCGAATGAAAACTTTGGGGTACGAGAGAAGGAGACAACAATCATGGACAATAACGGATTGTCCTTTGGTTGTGCAGTGGAGGATATGAGGATCACGGTGACGGGTGAGGCACTGCTGATGGCAGACAACAACAAGATGAAGGTGTTGGAGAACAATATTTCCATAGATCAACCAATTGTTGCCCCACATCAATGGGGTTTTTGGACCGATGAGGAACACAG CATGGGCGGCCTTGTTAATGAAGACATTGAGGTACAAGAGGGTGAGGAGATGACCATGGATGATAGTGGATTTTCATTTCATTGTACACTGGAGGATACAAGAATCAGGAAGACGGAGGAGGCTCCAGTGATGGTAGACAAGAACAAAATGGTGGTCTTGGAGAACAATAGTTCCAATGATCGACCAGTTGTTGCCCCACATCAACGAAAGTTTTggaccaaagaggaacacaa GTCATTTCTTTATGGGCTGGAAGTCTATGATCGTGGCGACTGGAAAAACATATCCAAGCACTTCGTCACCACTCAGACCCCTGTCCATGTTTCAAGCCATGCACAAAAGTTTTTCAAGAGAATAGAGAAAAAGGCATCGTCAGGGATAAAGCGTTACAGCATCAATGATGTCAGGCTCCATGACAACGAGCTATTGGCAGCAAATAATAGTTCTGCCCCTCGGCAAACCCTTTCTTTCACCAGCCTCAACAATGACCCAAGCTTTAGGTTGCAGGCTCCGACGAGCTCGTTCGCAGTCATGAACAACCTAGCTCAGTGCTCCCCTTCCATATATAATCAACAAGTGGGCCAGCAGCCAATGTGGCGTGAGCAGCAGATGATGGGTTCTACTGCAGCTGTAATGGGCAGGGTAGGAAACTATGTGCCTGATGGCCAACAAGGGTCAGCTTATTTTTATCTTGGCAATGTATGA